The window CGCATCAGATGCGATGTAAATTATCTAAACCGCAATCATCTGACCTCACCGATTTGTGGAAAAGCATATATGCGCCTAAAAAGGCGGAAGTTAGGTTTCTCATAACTGGCAGAAGCCCGAAGTAGCCTCGTCCCTGAATTTGGGCTTTCTGATTTCGGAGAGCCTGTGCAGGCAGATTCTGTGTTTTAACTTTTCTACTATAATTTAATTGTCTTTTGAATCCGAGATACATTTGTGAGAGATTGTGAGATAACTTCTCCGTCAACTACTCGCGAATGAATTCGCAAGCTTGCCCTTCAAATTCCTTGATTAAGTCTATCAAGGCAGAGGACTATAGGCTTATTGACTGAAGCCCTTAGACTCAAACTGTTACTGTCCTTGCGGATTTGTGCCTAAGAGTCTAATATTATATAGGAATTTGAACACATAAAGGTAACACATGGCGAAAAGAATGTTGAGAGAGTTGACGAATTCCTCTCGCCATTGAAATGGCAAGCATCCTTCTTCGCTTATCGTGAAATATAGTACTGCTAAAGTATCCTGATAATCCATCAGTAGATAAGTATTTTTATATATAATAACCTATATTTATATAACCGGGCATCTGAGAACAAAAATCTGTTCTTGCTGAAAATCTCAGCCAACTCTTTTACCCCCATATCCCCCCACTCCAATACTCAGATGCCCATCCCCCAATATAATTTACTGATTGTTCTATACCCTTTTTTCATTATGGTTTTTCGATTCATATACGATCTTTTCTTAATAGGAATTGAAGAATTTCGTATTTGTTTTTACTCAAAAATAACGGTCCTGTAAAGGTGGAAGATCCACACTATGACAAAATATGGAAATATATGAAAAAAGAAGTTTCAGGAATCAAATTCCTGAAGTGAACAAATTAAAACCAGAATTATTTAAATTATTGAGAGGTTTCAATTAAATCCAGAATTCTCAGGGCAAGATATGCCCCATTTGCTCCGTTGTCAATCCCTACACTCCCTACAGGTACTCCAGGGGGCATCTGGGCGATGGAAAGAAGGGCATCAAGCCCGCCTAGTTTTGCACTTACAGGTACACCTATTACAGGTTTTTTTGTCCTGGAAGCCACAACTCCGGGGAGAGCTGCCGATAAACCCGCTATTGCGATGAAGACTTTTGCGTCTGTACTTGAAACATAGCTATCAAGCTCATCAGGGTTTCTGTGGGCAGAAATAACCATTACTTCGTAAGTGTATTTGCTCTTTTCAAGTACAGAAACCGCGCGGTTGGCGATTGATCTGTCGGACTCAGAGCCCATAATAAGTGAGATGTCAACCATTTTTTTCTCCTTTGAGGCAAGTCAGGGCAAGCTTCCCTTTCCGCTTAATTCATTCTGGCGTTCGATACTCATCCGGATCAGAACTTCAAAAATCTCCTTTACTGATCCTAAATCAAGGTTAAGCTCGGTTGCAGCGTTTAATGCCCTGTTAATTACAACTTCATTTTGATTACGGTCATTTATAGAAGTACCATTTATTCTTTTTGATTCAAGCACTTTCTCAGCAAGGTTAACTCTTCTATCAATGAGGGAAAGGATTTCCCTGTCAATCTTTTCGATTTCTTTGCGGACAGCTTCAAGTTCACTCAATAGGACCCCTCCCTGCTAAAGGTTATCGCATCTCTGTTATTTATACTGGTTTCTATGACCTTTCCTTCCATACCGCAGCTTTCCCAGGCAGATTTAAGCTCTTTTACCTGGTCGGCCTTCACCAGTGCTGCGTAGGAAGGGCCGGTTCCGGAAAGGCTGACTCCTTTTATCCCGCATTCCAGAGCCCTGAGCATGTGTTCCGTATCAAAACCAAGGGCTCCGCAGTAGAGAAAGCCATTAAGTGTCATTGCGCGTTCGTATTCACCTTCAAGAGCAAGCTCGTATGCCATTTCTATATATGGCGCAATCAGTTGGGAACGTTTTACATTTGTGTCCGCACTGAAAGCCTTTTTTATCGGGGCAAATATAAGGACTTTTGAATCAGCCTCTTCGCGCCTGATAAGTTCCATTTTTCGGTTATCAGTGATAACAATACCCCCTAAAAAGGAGGCACAGGCATCGTCAAAAGCTCCTGTTACCGTAACTCCCACTTCTTTTGCAGCCCTTACACCCAGTTTTACGAGCTCAAGGGGGGGAAGGGTTTCGCCAACTGCACGGAGGGATGCAAGGACTGAAGCGTTTGCTGCAGCACTGCTGCTTTTGAGCCCTCCTGCAAGAGGAATTTCACTTCCCGTTCGTATCGTACCTCCGAGTTCAAGCCCGAATCTCTCAAGAACGAGTTCTACGCAGCGCTCTATAAGGCGAGTGTCTCCTTCAGGCAACTCTTCAATTGAGCCATAAATACCAGATTTACCCTCTGAGAGTTCTACTTTTGCAAAGGTTTTTAAGTCTATCCCGAATGCTGCACCTTTCCATGTCGATATGGCATTTATTATGGTTCCAGCCCCGAAAGCGCAGGCACGCCCTTCAAGTGTCATCACGTCCAGAATGCTCTGATCTTTAATAGTTATTACCTCTCCTCAGAGCCGATAGTGAGGTAAACTTAAATACAGGTTTCAGGATTTGACCCTCCAAAAAGGAAGAAGTTTTCGAATATAAATAGTAAAGCCAAATTGTATATACTGCGTCTTTATCTAAACACTAATAAATATTATAAATATGGAGTGAGCATTATCTAAATTCCAGGCCTGGCCTGAGCAACTGAAAATGGGGAATCCACATCGAGACCAGAAAAGTACAGCAGACAGGCGGATCCACTTATATTATTTCTCTCCCGAAACCGTGGGCCGAAAAAGTAGGAATCAAAACAGGGATGAGAGTATCTATTCAGGCTCAACCAGACGGAAAACTGTTAATTGACCCAATTCTGGAAGGGCACACGATAAAAACGAAAAAGATCGATGTGACAGGCTATGAAGCAAAAGCTCTGGAAAGGAACATCATTGCTGCATACCTCTATGGCTATGACAGGATGGAGTTTTCCTCAAAAAGAATACTTGCCGAACAGAAACAGGTCATCAGAAAGGTCTGTTACAAGCTCATAGGCCCTGAAATCATCGAGGAAAGCTCAAACTGTGTGGTCATTCAGGACCTTCTTAACCCCAATGAACTCCATATAAAAAAAGGTATACAAAGGATGTCCCTGATTACAGGCTCCATGCAAAAAGATGCCATTCGAGCTCTCAAAACTGTTGACCACGACCTTGCTCTTGATGTAAGCCAGAGGGATGACGAGGTCGACAGGTTGTTTCTCCTGATCTCCAAACAGTTCCGTTCCGTTCTCTGCGGAGGGCGAATTCCCGATTCCTCGAAAACAAGTATCGAGGAATACCATGACTTCAGAATGGCAGCAAGCCCTATCGAAAGAATAGCAGACCATTCACAGAGGATTGCAAACGTTGCCTCAAAAATGCAGGAGCCTGTCAGAGAAGATGTGATGGAAATCATAGAGGACCTCAGCAATACCTACATGGAACTTGTTAAGCGGGCAGTAGATTCCCTCTATGATGCTAACACTTCTCTTGCGAACCAGGTAATAGACAGTATAGACGGTATGCGTTTGCGTGTAACGGAATTGCATGCATCTATTCTCAAACTGGAAGCTCATGAAATCATGATATCTCTGGGGATGATCGTAGACAGCCTATCAAGAATCGGGGACCTTGGCTCTAACATAGCCGAAATAGCCATAAATTCTGCGATTAAAGACAAATGAAGGGACAAAAGAATATTCTGTGGAAAAGTCCTGTAGCTCCTGATAACCTGATTGACATGATTCAGGGCATCAAAAGTGGAATCTTCAGGTTTTCTATTCCTGCGCTGCAAGAGCTTTAGGTGGCCTGTCAGCCAGATGGGATAAAACAACCTGTGAGCTGTATTAAATAAAGAAATAACTTGAAAATAAAGAAATAACTTGAAAATAAAGAAATAACTTGAAAATAAAGAAATAACTTGAAAATAAAGAAATAACTTGAGTATAAAACAGAACGGTGTAAATGGAAAACAAACAGGTTTTCCTCTGACTAAAAGCTTCAATTTTATATTAAAATATTTTCCTTTAAATAAATTAACTAAATATAGAATTACATCCTTGAATCCAGAACAAAAATTCAATTTTTAATGCCCTTGCTAATCAAAAATGCTTCAAGACTCAATACCGGGACACGTGGAGGGACTTTGCCCGATGTAGTTTCAGGGTTAAAAGGAAAATGTGGATAATAATGAATAGCAGTTAATATATGAATGCGGTGAGTCAGGCCAAGAGACTGAGATTCGGCTGATCAGGCTTTTCGGAGCACGGCAACAAAAGAGGTCGGATGAAAATAAAAAGAGTGAAGGACTGCGAAATACTTCTTTAGATAAAAACCATTTATATTTTTAAGGTATGATGAATAAAAATAGGAAAAAATATAAAGGAAAGTACAGAACATCAGTACAAACATAAAAATTTCGTAGAAAATGAAAAGAGTTACATATGGGCTGAAAATTTTCATTATACAAAAGTTTCTTGTTAAATCTTCCGGGAATCAGGTAATAAGAAGTAATTTATTTATATTCTGGTGTTATTTCACGGAGGCACTTTCTATTTATCACATAGAAAGAATGCAAGGTTTGCTATTTATCCCAGGTATATCAGAAAGGAGATGTCAGCATCTCCAATTTCTCTGATTTCCGCAGTTAACAAATGGAAATTATTTATATGCATGGATCATTTAAATAAAAAAGTCACGAAAACATCAGTAAACCTATCAAGGAGAGCAATCCGAGAAATCCTTTGGTGTTATGCTTTTCCCAATGGAGGGAAGCCATGAATATGATAAAACGATTTAAGGTAAGCTTTTCAAAAGTTTTTAAGAAACTGTTCAAGAAAAAAGGAGCATGCATAGGCATCTACGGCCCCCCCAATGCAGGCAAGACAACCCTTAGCAACCGCATCCTCAGGGACTGGGTCGGAGGCGAGGAAACCATGGGCTCGGTTTCACATATCGCTCACGAAACCAGGCATGCAAAAAGAAGGAACGAAGTCACTATCGAAACTAACGGGCATACCATCAGCCTTGATATTGTGGATACTCCCGGGCTTGCAACAAAGATCGATTTCCATGATTTTATGGAACAGGGAATGAGTGACTCAGAATCAAAGAAAAGGTCAAAAGAAGCGACTGAAGGCGTAATTGAAGCTGTCAAATGGCTGGATGACCTTGACGGAGTCATACTGGTAATGGATGCTACAGAAAATCCTTATACCCAGGTTAACGTAACCGTTATAGGGAACATGGAAGCCAGAAACCTACCGCTTCTTATTGTAGCAAACAAAGTAGACCTTCCTGACGCCGATCCGGGAGTCATAAAGGAAGCTTTCCCTCAGCACCCCATGGTGCCAGTCTCGGCGCTTGAAGGAGTGGGAATGGATTCATTCTACGAAGCTCTGGCCAAACAGTTCGGGTGATCAAAATGCAGGGAATCCAACTTGATCTTATATCCGAAGCCAGGATTTCTCAGATGGCTTCTATGGAAAAAGTCCGATACATAATTGATGAGGTGCGAAAAGGCAAAATCCTTGTGCTTGAAAAGGGTCTCAACCCTATGGAGGAAGCAAAACTCATTGAGATGACAATGTCAGCAATTCAGCCGGATGTGTTTTCAGGAATCGAGATGCAAAGCTATCCCGCGAACACGGATGTTTCTCTGCTGGGGAAGTTATTCAAAAAACAGAGCAACAAGAGACTTACGGTCATAGGGCCCGCAAACCAGCTCAAAACTCTTAAAAAGGATAGGAATCTGATCAGTGCACTTGTCTCTGCAGGTAAGTAAACGAAGTGGAAACAATGTGTGCCCAGAAGACCCAAGACCTGGAAGCAAAAATATCCCCTCCCCAGTCCCTAGGCTCCTATGAGATGGGCAGGAACGACGTTAACGTAGTCTGTACCTACGGGAAAATTGCAGTATGGTTCGGACGAAAGGTTCCTGATTATATCATAGCGCAGGTACTGATAGGAATCTCAAAGGTAGATCCGTCTACTGTTCACGAGTTTGAGATCATCTGTGACTTTGATGAGATCACGGAGTATGAAAGCAAAGGGTACATACTGGTGTCCTATGGTAAAACAGCCGGAGGCTATCGTGTAAACTACAGTATTCCGTTTTCCAACAAAAAAGCCCTCTTTCATCTATCAAGATTCGTACTTGAAGAACTCCATAAAGGAGAGGTACGTAAGGACTTCTATTGGAACGGGAGTGACTGTGATATCCAGCGGCTTTACCAGGAATTCAGAAACAATATTGACAACTGGGAATTAAAAGCTATTAATTATAAGACTGAGCCACAAACAAGCCGATAAAATTCCGGTGCAACAGTGGGATGAACAAAAGCTTCCAGAGATTTCTCCTATAAATCTCCTGAAATCCTTACCAATAAGTTTAGGAAAAAGAAAAAAAGGTTATTTTGGAAGGATTTCAGGACTTAAAATTTCAGTATTACAGTGAATATTATTTCATATGTATTATACAATAAGTTTTATATAATAAGTCGTCTCAAGACCTCCGCCAGTGTTTTGAGATTATTATCAGTTATCCGGTAGAAATAAGTAAATAAAAAGTTAAGCAATTATTGTTATTATCTGAGTTCCCATATTTTAAGCGCACATGTCTAATTCTGCGAATCTGTCATGTTAGATGATCATGGTTTCGAAATTGGGATATCTGGATGTGTGCTTAAGTTAAAACACATTATCCTGTATCAATAGGAGTTTATGTAACCTTAAAAGAAAGAACTCAGGTTATTATTATATTTATTATTATAACTATTATAATATTTATTATTATATTTAATAATATACATAATATTATATTAATATTATATGATTTATTGAGAACTCAGCTCGATACTTTTTGGAGAACTTATATGAAAACAGATCCGGTAAATGACTGTGAAGATGTAATATTATCAATGGAACTTATGGTGGACAACCTCAATGAGGTTGTTGAGATGCTTGACCGCCAGGCTATAATAAACATGATTCAGAAAATCGTTGACGGGGAGAGGATTTTTGTAATGGGGGCAGGAAGGTCCGGGCTTGTTGCCAAAGCTTTTGCAATGAGGCTGATGCACCTCGGATTTAGTGTGTATGTTGTAGGGGAGACCACAACCCCTGCAGTCCATACAAAGGATGTCGTTATTGCTATTTCAGGGTCAGGAGAAACCCGTTCCATAGCAAACCTCGGAAGAATAGTGAAGGATATAGGTTCAACTCTCATAACTGTCACATCCAAAAAGGAGTCCACACTCGGTAAAATCTCTGATTTAACTATGGTCCTTCCGAGCAAGACCAAAAATGATCATGATGTAGGCGGTTCCCTTGAAAAAAGTATGAGAGGAGATTACAGGAATTCACCTCCATTGGGCACTTCTTTTGAAATGACGTCACTTGTTTTCCTGGACTCGGTAATTGCCCAACTGATGACGCTTACAGGTGCTTCGGAAGCAGAACTCAAGTCCAGGCATACAAACATTGAATAATGGACTGAGAATTGAATAATGGCTTTAAAATAACCGTTAAAATAACCGGAAACCGAAATAGTGGGTAACTTAAGAAAAAGCAGGATTTGAAAGGATATAATTTAAGGGATATAAGGAGGGCTCAACTTGAAGGAAATTAAGTTTTCAGAAACCGTATCCCGGATAGATACATCCGGAATCAGAAAGATTTTCGAAGCTGCAGGCTCAAATGCCATTAACCTCGGGCTCGGGCAGCCTGACTTCGATACTCCTGAACACATAAAAGCCGCAGCAATCAAAGCCATCAATGAGGGTTTTACAGGCTATACCGTAGGTTCAGGAATCCCTGAACTGAGGGAAGCCCTGAGCCATAAATTCCAGGAGGAAAACGGGTTTTCTGTATCTCCTCAGGAAATTATTGTTACCTCCGGAGCATCTGAAGCTCTTACCATTGCCCTTACCGCCCTCCTCAATACAGGAGATGAGGTCCTTATCTCAAACCCCGGATTTGTTTCCTACAATGCCCTGACAGAAATCCTGAACGGAAAAGTAGTAAGTGTCCCTCTTTCAGAAGACCTTACCATGAAGCCGGATGCTGTGCTTGAGAGAATTACCCCAAAGACAAAAGCCATTATCCTTAACTCCCCTTCCAACCCCACAGGTGCTGTCTCAAGCCGGGCAGATATCAAAGCCCTTGCCGAGATCGCAGACGACCACAACATAACCATCCTTTCAGACGAGGTCTACGAGTATTTCATCTATGAAGGCGAACACGTAAGCCCTGCCAGCTATTCGGATAATGTGGTCACTGTAAACGCGACCTCAAAAAGCTATGCTATGACAGGGTGGAGGCTCGGGTACCTTGCAGGCAGAAAAGAGTACATCGCCCAGATGCTCAAAGTGCACCAGTATATACAGGCGTGTGCAAACTCAGTTGCCCAGAAGGCTGCCTATGCCGCAGTGACCGGACCAAAAGACTCGGTCAATGTCATGCGTGAAGAGTTCCGAAAACGCAGGGATGTGCTTGTAAAAGGGCTCAACGACCTGGGGATGGAATGTGCTCTTCCTAAAGGGGCTTTCTACGCCTTCCCCAAAGTCTCAAACTCCGCAGAGGTCGCCTCAAAACTGATCTCAAATGGCGTTGTCGTTGTCCCGGGAACAGCCTTCGGAAGCGAAGGTGATGGCTACATAAGGATTTCCTATGCAGCTTCAATGAAAGATATTGAAAAATCCCTGAGCATTATGGAAAAAGTGCTCTGATACTTTTGAAAGAGAAGGATCTTTTCAGTTCTCTTTTTTCGTCCTTTTTTCCAGCTACTTTTCTTTTTTTCAACTTTTCCTTCTCTTTATTCCTCTACTTTTATTCAGTTTCCTTTTTTCTGGGAAACACCGTCAACTTTGGAAATATTTATATTGAGGTATCCAGATACTTGATATAATAAAAAGAGCTATTTGCAACTGTTCCACCGCCTGTTAAGTTATATTACGTTGCAATGAGCTTTTTTTAACCTGTGAGATTTCCAAACACAGTTACGTTCATTGAAAGTATTCACTGAAAACTCTGTATCAAAAAGTATGTATCATCGATTAAGGGGAATTTTGGGATTTGTTCCCCAAAAATAGCTTTGGAAGAGAGTATGAAAAAGCGATCTGTGCGCCAGCTGCCTGTAACTAAAGGAACTCTTGTGTTCATATCTATTTTTTTGATGATGAGCCCTGCTTCCGGTTCGGTCCTTCTGGCAGGAAACCGATCAAATGGCTATTTTTACGGAAGCTCAAACACAATAGAAGTTCTTCTGCTGGAAAACCTCGAAACCCCAGCTTTGCTTTTCTCCCCGGAATCCTTACTTCCCCTAACAGGAAGTATAGACGGGAAAAATAAACATATTGAGAGACTGAGCTCCTTCTTAGTCCTGGCAGCGGGTATTCTTGCCGGTTTTAATCCCTGCCTGCTTGCAGTAATGGCTTTCCTGGCTTCTGCCACCCTTGCCCAGCAGGGCGGAAAAAAAGAGATGATCAAAATCACTCTGGGTTTTTCTGCAGGAATTTTCACTATGTATATGTTTGCAGGAATAATTATTTTGAGTACTGTAAGCTTCCTGCCTGAAGCCCGAAGTCCTTTTACGGAAATTACAATCCTGCTAACTACCCTGCTAGGTTTCTGGCACATTTATGATGCCTACTGGATAATAACACATGCAAAATCGACCTTCAGAACTCCAAAATCCCTGAAGGACTTTATGAGCAGGATGGGCGAAAAAAACCTCCTGCTTCTGTCTTTCCTTGCAGGAGGCATGTTCTCTCTTGTCAAAGCACCCTGCATCGGGGCAATCTATCTCTCAATCCTGAGTATGCTGGCAACAAAAACCGACATAGCAAGAGGAATAGAATACATGGGGATATACAACCTTGGACTTCTACTACCTGCAATGTGCCTTGGCCTTTTGCTGGCATTCGGGCTCAACCCACAAAAAGTCACTAAGTTCAGAGAAAAAAGAAGGGTAGAGATAAGGCTGATAACAGGGATGATGCTTATAGCCCTTGCCCTGCTGATGCAGCTCAGGATACTCTGAGTAACCAGAGGAATATCTGAAATAGAACCCTGAATAAACAACTTCTCATGGAATTCTAATGAAATGGACCACTAAAAAAGATCGCTAAAAAAGAGTTCTAACCAAAAAGATCGCTAAAAAAGAGTTCTAACCAAAAAGATCATTAAAAAAGATCATTAAAAAAGATCGTTAAAAAAAGATCATTAAAACAAATCGTTAAAAAAAATCGTTAAAACGGATCGTTAAAAAAAGACAGGTAAGATAAGGAATCAGAGAGTTAATTCCTCATCCGGCTCATCTGAGGATGCCTCTTCTAAAGACTGAAGGCGCTTTTCTTCAATCATCTCCAGAAGCTTTTCCATTACCTCTTCCATACCTTCTCCGGTAATTGTAGATATGTTCAGCTCGACTTCATCCATTTTTTGGAACTCTGGCCTGTCAGCTTTGTTAGCAACCACAAGCAGGGGAAGGTCAAAATTTTCCCGAATTTCAGCAAGCAGGCGTTTCTGGTCCTCAATTTCATATCCGCAGCTCTCACTCGGGTCAATAATGAACATTACAACTGCATCCAGGAATTGAATTGCGGTAATTGCCTGCCGTTCAATATTGTTTCTCTCAGCCATGGGGCGATCAAGGAGACCCGGGGTGTCCATAACCTGATAACGGATGTCGTTCCGTATGAAGTGGCCTATAGCTACTCCTTTTGTTGTGAAAGGATATGTAGCAATTTCAGGGGTTGCACCTGTAACCTTTGAAACAAAACTTGACTTTCCCACATTGGGATAGCCAGCGATTACAATCGTTGGTTCGTCATGGACATCAGGGAGTTTTCTGAGAGTGTTCCTGGCTTCATTCAGGAAGAGAAGGTCCTTATTGATGGACTTGACAATGGATGCAATCCTTCCGAAGGCTTCTTTTCGGACAGGCTCGGGAAGATCGGCATCCCGGATT is drawn from Methanosarcina lacustris Z-7289 and contains these coding sequences:
- a CDS encoding 5-(carboxyamino)imidazole ribonucleotide mutase, translating into MVDISLIMGSESDRSIANRAVSVLEKSKYTYEVMVISAHRNPDELDSYVSSTDAKVFIAIAGLSAALPGVVASRTKKPVIGVPVSAKLGGLDALLSIAQMPPGVPVGSVGIDNGANGAYLALRILDLIETSQ
- a CDS encoding chorismate mutase produces the protein MSELEAVRKEIEKIDREILSLIDRRVNLAEKVLESKRINGTSINDRNQNEVVINRALNAATELNLDLGSVKEIFEVLIRMSIERQNELSGKGSLP
- a CDS encoding shikimate kinase, with the translated sequence MTLEGRACAFGAGTIINAISTWKGAAFGIDLKTFAKVELSEGKSGIYGSIEELPEGDTRLIERCVELVLERFGLELGGTIRTGSEIPLAGGLKSSSAAANASVLASLRAVGETLPPLELVKLGVRAAKEVGVTVTGAFDDACASFLGGIVITDNRKMELIRREEADSKVLIFAPIKKAFSADTNVKRSQLIAPYIEMAYELALEGEYERAMTLNGFLYCGALGFDTEHMLRALECGIKGVSLSGTGPSYAALVKADQVKELKSAWESCGMEGKVIETSINNRDAITFSREGSY
- a CDS encoding phosphate uptake regulator PhoU; its protein translation is METRKVQQTGGSTYIISLPKPWAEKVGIKTGMRVSIQAQPDGKLLIDPILEGHTIKTKKIDVTGYEAKALERNIIAAYLYGYDRMEFSSKRILAEQKQVIRKVCYKLIGPEIIEESSNCVVIQDLLNPNELHIKKGIQRMSLITGSMQKDAIRALKTVDHDLALDVSQRDDEVDRLFLLISKQFRSVLCGGRIPDSSKTSIEEYHDFRMAASPIERIADHSQRIANVASKMQEPVREDVMEIIEDLSNTYMELVKRAVDSLYDANTSLANQVIDSIDGMRLRVTELHASILKLEAHEIMISLGMIVDSLSRIGDLGSNIAEIAINSAIKDK
- a CDS encoding Era-like GTP-binding protein produces the protein MNMIKRFKVSFSKVFKKLFKKKGACIGIYGPPNAGKTTLSNRILRDWVGGEETMGSVSHIAHETRHAKRRNEVTIETNGHTISLDIVDTPGLATKIDFHDFMEQGMSDSESKKRSKEATEGVIEAVKWLDDLDGVILVMDATENPYTQVNVTVIGNMEARNLPLLIVANKVDLPDADPGVIKEAFPQHPMVPVSALEGVGMDSFYEALAKQFG
- a CDS encoding DUF2073 domain-containing protein, with the protein product MQGIQLDLISEARISQMASMEKVRYIIDEVRKGKILVLEKGLNPMEEAKLIEMTMSAIQPDVFSGIEMQSYPANTDVSLLGKLFKKQSNKRLTVIGPANQLKTLKKDRNLISALVSAGK
- the hxlB gene encoding 6-phospho-3-hexuloisomerase, producing MKTDPVNDCEDVILSMELMVDNLNEVVEMLDRQAIINMIQKIVDGERIFVMGAGRSGLVAKAFAMRLMHLGFSVYVVGETTTPAVHTKDVVIAISGSGETRSIANLGRIVKDIGSTLITVTSKKESTLGKISDLTMVLPSKTKNDHDVGGSLEKSMRGDYRNSPPLGTSFEMTSLVFLDSVIAQLMTLTGASEAELKSRHTNIE
- a CDS encoding pyridoxal phosphate-dependent aminotransferase → MKEIKFSETVSRIDTSGIRKIFEAAGSNAINLGLGQPDFDTPEHIKAAAIKAINEGFTGYTVGSGIPELREALSHKFQEENGFSVSPQEIIVTSGASEALTIALTALLNTGDEVLISNPGFVSYNALTEILNGKVVSVPLSEDLTMKPDAVLERITPKTKAIILNSPSNPTGAVSSRADIKALAEIADDHNITILSDEVYEYFIYEGEHVSPASYSDNVVTVNATSKSYAMTGWRLGYLAGRKEYIAQMLKVHQYIQACANSVAQKAAYAAVTGPKDSVNVMREEFRKRRDVLVKGLNDLGMECALPKGAFYAFPKVSNSAEVASKLISNGVVVVPGTAFGSEGDGYIRISYAASMKDIEKSLSIMEKVL
- a CDS encoding cytochrome c biogenesis CcdA family protein, with amino-acid sequence MKKRSVRQLPVTKGTLVFISIFLMMSPASGSVLLAGNRSNGYFYGSSNTIEVLLLENLETPALLFSPESLLPLTGSIDGKNKHIERLSSFLVLAAGILAGFNPCLLAVMAFLASATLAQQGGKKEMIKITLGFSAGIFTMYMFAGIIILSTVSFLPEARSPFTEITILLTTLLGFWHIYDAYWIITHAKSTFRTPKSLKDFMSRMGEKNLLLLSFLAGGMFSLVKAPCIGAIYLSILSMLATKTDIARGIEYMGIYNLGLLLPAMCLGLLLAFGLNPQKVTKFREKRRVEIRLITGMMLIALALLMQLRIL
- a CDS encoding NOG1 family protein → MIFEKIHTVPTSDELTNKAFKRAARAMSGKTIEGRDSRLRANESMVLTAANIFTDNLANIVRRFPSFEQLPTFYYELTDVLVGIEKLKMSLASVDWASRKIHDVARSYVGKIRDADLPEPVRKEAFGRIASIVKSINKDLLFLNEARNTLRKLPDVHDEPTIVIAGYPNVGKSSFVSKVTGATPEIATYPFTTKGVAIGHFIRNDIRYQVMDTPGLLDRPMAERNNIERQAITAIQFLDAVVMFIIDPSESCGYEIEDQKRLLAEIRENFDLPLLVVANKADRPEFQKMDEVELNISTITGEGMEEVMEKLLEMIEEKRLQSLEEASSDEPDEELTL